The segment GTCAACCAGACTAACACAAGCGTTTTGTTTACGGAGCAAGCTAACTCCGATAGCAAAGTCTAGTCCTGAAGTGGGGTGGTCCTGGATCAGATAGTATCAAAAGTAAGGACAGAGTGGGGACAGTggtggagaaaaggaaggaggaaggatagATTCGAAGCTTGTGccgaagaggagggagaagtgaAATCTGCTTGTCACCTGCTAGTTTCTATGCGCATTTCCCTCATTTTTAGGACGGAATAACTTTGCTCCTAgtacataaaaatcaaaaagacCGAGATGACTGCCTGGAGTCTATCTCTTCTGGTGATACTCTGCTCCTAGGCAAGCCCTGTGGGAGGAGAGAGTATGTTTCAGGCCTTCCAGGGTGTCATTCACTTGCCTGTGGCTACTGGGTTTCAGCTGTGTGAGAATCTGGAACATATACCAGTAGCATTAGGGCTAGCCTGAGTGAAGCAGACATCTAGGTGGGTGGGTGTCCAGAGCCAGCTCAGGGGCCCTGACCTGCATCAGTGGTCCTGAGGAGCGTCTGAGGAAGGGAGAGGGCCTGGCTCACAGTAGCCCAGGTTCCAGAAGGGTGCTTTGGGGCCCACTTGGTCTATAGGAAAACGGGAGGTTTCTCTTGCACCCTTAGCTCTCCAAGAGGGTGAAGAAGGTGTGGAAGCCACAGCTGTTCACTCGGGAGCTTTACAGTGAAATCCTGGACAAGAAGTTCACCGTGACTGTGACCATGAGGACCCTGGATCTCATCGATGAGGCCTATGGATTTGACTTCTATATTCTCAAGGCAAGCAGGGGTTAGTGCACTCCAAGGTCTTGTCAGACTCGTGGGAAGTGCCGAGTGCACTGCATGGGCATGGGCAGGGAGTGTGGGGCACCCCAGGGTAGCCATTACAAGTAGGACTGAGTCCCTGTTGGTGCAGCCCCTGAAGCTTTCTGTCTTGCTGAGGCCACTCCCTGTGAGTCGCTGACTTGTCCAATGGTTGtagccatttctttttctttctttctttctttttttttttttcgagacagggtttctctgtatagccctggctgtcctggaactcactctagaccaggctggcctcgaactcagaaatctgcctgcctctgcctcccgagtgctgggattaaaggtgtgcgccaccatgcatGCCTTGGGCCTGACCCATATAGGCTTGGATGCTAGCGCTGATCCCAATGCCTGTTCTGCTGTGGTCTAGCTTAGGGCTGCCAGCAGCTGAAGAAGAACCCATAGGGTCAGCTGacagggtgggggggtggggtggtgagcCTGCTGTAGCACCCGACCCTATGTGAACCTTCTGCCAGACCCCTAAGGAGGACCTGGGCTCCAAGTTTGGCATGGACCTGAAGCGAGGGATGCTGCTGAGGCTTGCTCGCCAGGACCCCCATCTCCACCCTGAGAACCCTGAGCGGAGAGCAGCCATCTATGACAAGTACAGGGTGAGAGTTTCCCCATCCTGCTTGCTGCCCGAGGCTCCTGGCCCAGCCCCCACACCTCATGCCAGCCTCCTCTCCTGCTTATTCAGAGCTTTGTCATCCCCGAGGCAGAGGCCGAGTGGGTTGGCCTGACGCTGGAGGAGGCCCTGGAGAAACAGAGGCTTCTGGAGGAAAAGGTGAGTACCTGTGTACCGGCAGATCTCAGGCCACTGAGGTTGAGTGATGGGGGGGGCGGGAAGGCTAGCTTTTAGGGTCTGCCACACCGAAATGCTGCCATACGTTTGGTTCCTTCCATTTTGAAATTGCATGGCATGCTTCGTCTCGTGaagcccttccctctctttctctgaatGCTCGGGGATCTTTGGCACTAggcgttttctttctttctctctttctctctctctctttctttcttcctttcttttttggtttttcgagacagggtttctctgtgtagccctggctgtcctggaactcactctgtagaccaggctggcctcaaactcagaaatctgcctgcctctgcctcccaagtgctggcattaaaggcgtgcgctaccaccgcCCGGCACTAGGTGTTTTCTTAATCCCTTGGCAGCCCCTAGGATGTTCCATTTGTGTCTGTTTCCCAGAATAGTCAAGAGCCTGTGGCGGCCAGCAGTTACAGGGAAGCCAAGGGTAGGCATGTGAGTTTGTGTGACCAAGGGAAAGCAGTCCTCTTTTGGCGGTCAAATGCCCTCCAGGATGACAAGCAGCAACATCCCCAGTCCTTCTACACCCTGCTTCTCCCCATGGTCAGCCAGAAGCAGCTGGCTGTCACCCTCCTTAGGGCGCCATCCCTGGGCTACGTTGAGCCTTACCATGCCCTCTCCCCTTCAGGACCCTGTACCCCTGTTCAAGGTCTACGTAGAGGAGCTGGTCCAGCGGCTTCAGGAGCAGGTTCTGTCCAGGCCCGCAGTGGTGCAGAAGAGAGCCGGTGACCACGCCTGAGCACTGGGCTCAGCCTCCCCTGTGGGCAGTGGGCGAACCCCACTTGGCATGTGCCGAGCACACAGTTCCTGTGGTAGACTTTTCAGAGAACCCTTCTGTGCCAGGACTCGTGGAAGCCTGGAGCGGAGCAGATGCCTGTCCAAGCTGGTCAAGTCCTTCTAGTTCTTGGGCTGAAATAAGTAACAGTCTGAGGCAGCCTGCGCCACAGTAAAGTGTGTTGGTTTGCTTGGAAGTCTGGAGtcctgtgagttctttttttttttttttccccatcctgAGACagggtagtcctggctgtcctggaactcactttgtagaccaggctggcctcgaactcagaaatccacctgcctctgcctcccaagtgctaggtttcaaggtgtgcgccaccatggccAGCCTCAGTTCTGTGCATTCTTGTCCGGATCATTCCTTTGTTCCAGAAACACGCAGACTGTTTGCACTGTCCAGCTGTAGCTGCTGACTTCTGCGCTGTGGGCACTGAGGGCCTTTTTGCTGCTTATGTCCCTCATGTGTGAGGCATCAGGACATAGAGAGTTGGGTTACATCCAGTGTATGCTCCTGCCTGCTCTGGAATGTTTTTCTGGGCACAGGAAGGGAGCCTGGGCCATGGGTCAGGCCTGGGAAGGGTCTCTGCAGTATGCCCTGAAGAGCTAAAAGTGGGAAGCTTTCTGGGTCCAGAGCTTTTGTCAGTATCTCTTGCAATGATGCAGAAAGTGGGGCCCAATGGACTTAAAAGGCCTTGACTTCAGCACCCCATCCTTAACTGCCCCCATTACTTGTGGTTGAGGCTATGGCTTGAGGTAGGAAGCCAGGCCAGGAGCATTTTTCACCTGAGAGCTCAGGGCTCAAAGGTATTCGCACTGAAATCCATTCCTTTCtatgggaaggagaaggagggtcTCCCCAACTATGTGTGGAGGAAGCTGGAGTGGTAGTGGGAGCTGAGTTAGCAGAGCTCCACATCTGGCTGGTGTAAAAGGGGACATTGGGTGCCTGCTGGACTTGGACATGGTCACTGACTGTGGGATCACTCAGGGGAGACAATAGGAGTGCCTGTGCTTGACTGTGTTCTTGATGCTAAAGCCAAAGCTGGCATGCAGCCCTTCTTCCAGTGTTAGGGGacctacacagacatacataaggATTAGGTCAGAGCCCAATGGATGTACCCCGGGTCTTTGtctgttctggcctctgtgtcCTTGCATATCACATAATACTCTTACTCTGTGTATAATAATTAGGCTaaaatttttaaatcacatttattgtatatgtgtgcctcCATGTGCCATGGCTCATGCgcaggtcaggggacaacttgtgggagtcgattctttccttccaccatgtggattctaagAATCAAAGTCAGGCCACTAGGCTTGATGGCAAGTGTCTACTGGCTCAGCCATCTTGCTAAGTGCAATttaaagggttttgtttgttttacctaaAGCAAATACTACTCAGCCAGCTATTGTATTGGTGAGCCCAAAAGGCTCACCCTAGCTGTTTAAATCATTGTCAGGATAGTTCCCACATCACTGGCTTTAAGTTTGAGTCCTAAATTTAAACCAGATCTTTCAGCTAGGGCTACATCCTTGTTGGGGTGTGGAATAGAATGTCCCCACTGACTTGGTTTAGCTAGCTGCTTATTTGATTATccattgttgtttgttgttgttttcactgCCAAGGCCTGGGTCAAGTAGGACCTGTGTcgagtttttgttgttattgttgttgcttattctttttgtagaggaGATCTccattatgtagcctaggctggccttgaatgccaGATCTTcatgtctttctcttttccatgtgCTGGAGCTATAGatgcaacacacagacacacagacacagacacacaaatacacacactgcCATCCCACTCCCAGGCCTGGCTAGGTCCTGTATGATATCTTGTGTCAGTTTCCTGGGGCCCCAAGTGACAATGGCTACCTTGAGGTATATAGTCAGAACAGGGCAAAGGCTACACTTAAGATCTTATAAGCTCTGACCTCAGTCTGCAGTAACAGGTGCTGAATGTGGCCTGAATATGAAGAGGCCACTGCTAGTCACCTTTGCTGAGGTCTAAGGCAGTTTTGTTTTCCTAATAGAAGGCCAGGCAGAGTTCTGTGGCTCTAGCCTTGATTCCCAGAATAGCCCCATTCGAGTGGGATGTAGTATTTGTTTCATTACATCCTCATAAAtacaactttttttctttttgagatagggtctcactagcCCAAGAAGGCCTGGAACGTGAAGTATACTTAAAGCCTCGACCCTTTTGAGTTGTGgcattataggtgtgagccatgcccagcttcaccaacatccttgggtCAGAAAACTGTGATGCTCCAGAGTAAATGGTTAGCTTACCTCTTCCCACAGGACGAGCAGGTCAGAGGCAGGTCCCAAACCATCTGCACCCTGTGCTGCCTTCTGGGGTGTGGTGAGGGAGAGTCCCAACTTACAGAGTGGAGCTGATGTAACATGAAATGTCCCTGctcacatgtgcacgcacatacatgctgaggccagcctgtgttgGTCACCCACAGCACACATGGTCTAGGGGTTGAGGTGCCAGCTCTGGGGAACTGTCTGTGTTTTCTTGTCTGTCATGAGTCCTCCACTGCAGCTGCCTTAGCCACTCTCCCCGGTTCTTTGTGTGCTCCTGGAACCAGCGTGGCCATGTGCTGCATTTCAGGGCCTGCACTGGGGTTATGTACGAAGACTAACTGTTAAAAGCCAGAAAGACCTCCCGCTATGTTTTTATGACAacagtctgaggtcagccttaATGTCAGAGGACTGCGGCTGGTTGGGATGAGGAGGGCTGATAGGCTGGGTCATCGTAGCTGTGATTCCTCACTGCTGCTTTTCCTGTTTGCTGAGAGAGGGCAGTGTAGGCCGGAGAAGCTGCAACTCCATTGTTCCAGTTAAAAATGAGACCAGGGCCAGAAAGAACCTTTGCTGTTCAAAGGTGAGATGACGTGAGGTGGCCTGTGAGCCCAGAGTTCTGTACTGGACTTGTTTTGAGAGTTTGACATATATGTTGATCCCCACAGTGGTTTTTAGGGTATTAGGGGAGTGTGGATGGGCCCTGGGGACTTGTTTAAGAACCTTTGACATTGTTCTGTGCCCTGTCAGCACTCTGGGAGCCCAGGGAGCTACTAGGCTCACTCATTTTACCCCTGTTGTGCATGGTAGTCTACCTGCCTTGGTCTGTGCTACCACCAAGGTCTCCTGACAACTTGAACCCATCCTGCAAATATAGGTCAGGTTGTTTGGTACTCAGGCCTTCTCCTGTCTGTTCTGAGCCATCCCAAGCTGGATCCCTGGGCCTGAAGAGCTTAGCCAGCAGGAGGAATTCCACATCACCCTAGCTCATCTGGTGTAGCTCTCCCCAGCCTCCCTAAACTCACACTGTGCTACAGAGTGGACCCTTTCTCACAACCAGCTGGCCCAGGCTCCCATTCCCACCCATACCCTGCCTGTGGATGAGACTTGTCTACTGATGGCCTCCAATATGGTAAGGAGACCCTTCCACTTCCAG is part of the Mus musculus strain C57BL/6J chromosome 17, GRCm38.p6 C57BL/6J genome and harbors:
- the Mrpl28 gene encoding 39S ribosomal protein L28, mitochondrial, with product MPLHRYPVHLWQKLRLRQGICARLPAHFLRSLEEERTPTPVHYKPHGTKFKINPKNGQRERVEDVPIPVHYPPESQQGLWGGEGLILGYRYANNDKLSKRVKKVWKPQLFTRELYSEILDKKFTVTVTMRTLDLIDEAYGFDFYILKTPKEDLGSKFGMDLKRGMLLRLARQDPHLHPENPERRAAIYDKYRSFVIPEAEAEWVGLTLEEALEKQRLLEEKDPVPLFKVYVEELVQRLQEQVLSRPAVVQKRAGDHA